Proteins encoded together in one Anaerotignum faecicola window:
- the nusA gene encoding transcription termination factor NusA codes for MDQKEFIDALREIKKEKGIDEEIIFEAIETSLVSACKKNFGTSQNIKVEINRETGAVDVYAQKDVVEEVEDDMLQISLEDARKIDKRYKLGDVYNEVVTPKDFGRISAQTAKQVVVQKFREAEREILFNQYITKEKDIVTGIVQRMDKKNIIIQLGKIDAVLSPNEQIPGETYSFQDRIKVYVVEVKQTTKGPQIYVSRTHPELVKRLFEQEVPEVHDGLVEIKSIAREAGSRTKIAVYSKDENVDAVGACVGQNGYRVNVIVEELNGEKIDIINWSDDPKEFIAAALSPSKVVAVKVDEENQSAKIVVPDHQLSLAIGKEGQNARLSAKLTGWRIDIKSESQAEATGFLDDMESVDDIVEDNAERKEYSDDGTNEE; via the coding sequence ATGGATCAGAAGGAGTTTATTGATGCTTTGAGGGAAATTAAGAAAGAAAAAGGCATCGATGAGGAAATAATATTTGAAGCAATCGAAACGTCGCTTGTTTCGGCATGCAAAAAGAATTTTGGAACGTCGCAGAATATTAAGGTTGAAATTAATAGGGAAACAGGCGCTGTAGACGTTTATGCGCAAAAAGACGTCGTTGAAGAAGTTGAGGACGATATGCTGCAAATTTCCCTTGAGGATGCAAGAAAAATCGACAAAAGGTATAAACTCGGCGACGTTTATAATGAAGTTGTAACGCCGAAGGATTTTGGGCGTATTTCCGCCCAGACGGCAAAACAGGTTGTTGTTCAGAAATTCCGCGAGGCTGAAAGGGAAATACTTTTTAATCAGTATATAACTAAAGAAAAAGATATAGTTACGGGTATTGTTCAGAGAATGGACAAGAAAAATATTATAATACAGCTTGGAAAAATTGACGCTGTTCTTTCGCCGAACGAGCAGATACCGGGAGAAACTTATTCGTTCCAAGACAGAATAAAAGTTTATGTTGTTGAAGTTAAGCAGACGACAAAAGGCCCTCAGATTTATGTTTCAAGAACTCATCCCGAGCTTGTCAAAAGACTGTTTGAACAGGAAGTTCCGGAAGTACACGACGGGCTTGTTGAAATTAAGAGTATTGCGCGCGAGGCAGGTTCCAGAACTAAAATTGCCGTTTATTCCAAAGATGAAAACGTCGACGCAGTTGGCGCCTGCGTAGGGCAGAATGGATACAGGGTAAACGTAATCGTAGAAGAACTTAACGGAGAAAAGATTGACATTATCAACTGGAGCGACGACCCTAAGGAATTTATAGCCGCCGCATTAAGCCCTTCAAAGGTTGTTGCCGTAAAGGTTGACGAGGAAAACCAAAGCGCTAAAATTGTTGTGCCGGATCATCAGCTTTCTCTTGCTATCGGAAAAGAAGGGCAGAATGCACGGCTTTCAGCAAAGCTTACAGGATGGAGAATTGACATTAAAAGCGAAAGCCAAGCCGAAGCGACGGGTTTTCTTGACGATATGGAAAGCGTTGACGATATAGTTGAGGATAATGCCGAGCGTAAAGAATATTCGGACGACGGAACAAACGAAGAATAA
- the rimP gene encoding ribosome maturation factor RimP, whose translation MAKEMNTEKKVENLIAPVILKDNYELVDVEFVKEGQNWYLRIFIDKEGGVTVDDCETVSRAVEKVLDVEDPIEQAYILEVSSPGLDRPLKKDSDFVKYAGETVDVKLYKAVDKQKEFQGILKGLDGTVVTITDENGAELSFDRKDIALIRLAVLF comes from the coding sequence ATGGCGAAAGAGATGAACACTGAAAAAAAAGTTGAAAACCTGATTGCTCCGGTTATATTAAAAGACAATTATGAACTTGTTGACGTTGAGTTCGTAAAAGAAGGCCAAAATTGGTATTTAAGAATATTTATCGATAAAGAAGGAGGCGTCACCGTGGATGACTGCGAAACGGTGAGCCGCGCCGTTGAAAAAGTGCTCGACGTGGAAGACCCTATTGAGCAGGCCTATATACTTGAAGTCAGCTCCCCAGGGTTAGACAGGCCGCTGAAAAAAGATTCGGACTTTGTCAAATATGCCGGTGAAACGGTTGACGTTAAACTTTATAAAGCTGTAGATAAACAGAAAGAATTTCAAGGAATACTAAAGGGGCTTGACGGTACGGTTGTTACAATTACAGATGAAAACGGCGCCGAATTATCTTTTGACAGAAAAGATATTGCTTTAATTCGCCTTGCGGTTTTGTTTTAA
- a CDS encoding adenylosuccinate synthase — MVKAIVGACWGDEGKGKITDMLAADADIVIRFQGGSNAGHTIINDYGKFSLHQMPSGIFNKNTVNIIGNGVAFNVPYFVKELNYLKENGIHDPKILISDRVQLLMPYHILFDTYEEARLSDKQFGSTKSGIAPFYSDKYAKTGIQICDLFHEDILRERINSACEIKNILLEHLYKKPKLDPEKIFSEVIEYKEIIAPYIVNTAEYLNKALKEGKNILLEGQLGALKDPDHGIFPMTTSSSTLAGFASIGAGIPPYAIEKVYTVAKAYSSAVGGGAFVSEIFGDEANDLRMRGGDAGEFGATTGRPRRMGWFDCVATRYGCMLQGTTDVAFTAIDVLGYLDEIPVCVGYEIDGVVTKEFPVTPLLEKAKPVFKVLPGWKCDIRGIDKYEDLPENARNYVEFIEKEIGYPITIVSNGPKRNEIIYR, encoded by the coding sequence ATGGTAAAAGCAATAGTAGGAGCCTGCTGGGGAGACGAAGGCAAAGGCAAAATAACCGATATGCTTGCCGCTGACGCCGACATAGTTATCCGTTTTCAGGGCGGAAGCAATGCAGGGCATACAATTATAAATGATTACGGGAAATTTTCCCTTCATCAAATGCCGTCGGGTATATTTAATAAAAATACTGTTAATATAATAGGAAACGGCGTTGCTTTTAACGTCCCTTATTTTGTTAAAGAACTTAATTATTTAAAAGAAAACGGAATACATGATCCTAAAATATTAATTTCGGACAGGGTTCAGCTTCTTATGCCTTACCATATTTTATTTGATACATATGAAGAGGCGCGTTTGAGCGATAAGCAGTTTGGCTCTACAAAAAGCGGTATTGCGCCTTTTTATTCCGATAAATATGCTAAAACAGGAATTCAAATATGCGACCTTTTCCATGAAGATATACTAAGGGAGAGGATTAACTCGGCATGTGAAATTAAAAATATACTTCTTGAACATCTTTATAAAAAGCCGAAACTTGATCCGGAGAAGATATTTAGCGAAGTTATCGAATATAAGGAGATTATTGCGCCTTATATTGTAAATACTGCCGAGTATTTGAATAAAGCTTTAAAGGAAGGAAAAAATATACTTCTCGAAGGCCAGCTAGGAGCCCTTAAGGATCCGGATCACGGTATTTTCCCAATGACGACATCTTCTTCAACGCTTGCGGGGTTTGCTTCAATCGGGGCGGGCATACCTCCTTATGCTATTGAAAAAGTATATACTGTTGCCAAAGCATATTCATCCGCTGTCGGCGGAGGAGCTTTTGTTAGTGAGATATTCGGCGATGAGGCCAACGATCTGCGCATGCGTGGCGGCGACGCCGGTGAATTCGGTGCAACTACAGGACGTCCGAGGCGTATGGGATGGTTTGACTGCGTGGCTACGCGTTACGGCTGTATGCTTCAGGGAACTACGGATGTTGCTTTTACTGCTATTGACGTACTTGGATACCTTGACGAAATACCTGTTTGCGTCGGATATGAAATTGACGGCGTTGTAACTAAGGAGTTCCCAGTTACTCCCCTGCTTGAAAAGGCAAAGCCTGTCTTTAAAGTTCTGCCGGGCTGGAAATGCGATATTAGAGGAATCGACAAGTATGAGGATCTTCCTGAAAATGCAAGGAATTATGTTGAGTTTATTGAAAAAGAAATAGGTTATCCTATAACTATTGTATCAAATGGGCCAAAAAGAAACGAGATTATTTACAGATAA
- a CDS encoding epoxyqueuosine reductase QueH, translated as MRKNYQLITDEEIKKIELNGIRPKLLLHSCCGPCSSYVLEYLSKYFDITVLFYNPNIYPESEYSKRLEEQFKLIEKADFEGNIEVMQAGYDYGKFLKAVNGLEEEREGGKRCFECFKLRLFETAKTAKEYGFDYFASTLTVSPHKNADILNNIGLELEREFNIKYLVSDFKKKDGYKRSIELSKRFGLYRQNYCGCEFSVWFD; from the coding sequence ATGCGAAAGAACTATCAGTTAATCACAGATGAGGAAATTAAAAAAATTGAGTTGAACGGAATTAGGCCTAAACTTTTGCTTCATAGTTGCTGCGGCCCATGCAGCAGTTATGTTTTGGAATATCTTTCAAAATATTTTGATATAACGGTATTATTTTATAATCCGAATATTTACCCTGAAAGCGAATATAGTAAAAGGCTTGAGGAACAGTTTAAGCTTATTGAAAAGGCCGATTTTGAAGGAAATATAGAAGTTATGCAGGCGGGATATGATTACGGCAAATTTCTTAAAGCAGTTAACGGGCTGGAAGAGGAACGTGAAGGCGGCAAAAGATGCTTTGAATGTTTTAAGCTGCGTCTTTTTGAAACGGCTAAAACAGCAAAAGAATATGGATTTGACTATTTCGCTTCAACACTCACGGTAAGCCCTCATAAAAATGCGGATATACTTAATAATATTGGCCTTGAGCTTGAAAGGGAATTTAACATCAAATACCTTGTTTCGGATTTTAAAAAGAAAGACGGCTACAAACGTTCAATAGAATTATCCAAGCGTTTCGGGTTGTACAGACAGAACTATTGCGGATGCGAGTTTTCGGTTTGGTTTGACTAG
- a CDS encoding LCP family protein, with protein sequence MNKRDIERDMPHRNKKVKKRKRRNQIARFFKIVFSMVLTFVVIAGAGVFAYSKFVGFEQEEPLQGSEMNFMDAFVGKDITLNVAVFGVDGDGTRTDVIFIVHFDSKSGKIGLMSVPRDTRVEINDAMYTYLVENGKYIPSGAVCKINEVHAYAGKEKANEFSIIQLEELLGIEIDHFVKVNFESFRALVDLVGGIDFYVPQDMYWDMRDTGDPLINLKEGMQHLDGEKAEQLVRFRRYPLGDVQRVQVQQDFLMALAEKLLSDNNLIKNLPGLVKTAYEYVETDITLSDALKYVQYADDADLSKIQMETIPGEGQMVGGVSYYLVDEVEAKAAVNRIFFSDDVEAVEEGTTEEISSVGKNIEVANGGYKSGFAAENQQMLENEGFTISGISTYNGEKTANTRIFVSEEGMGKDIQGYYPNSEIIVEPSMLGEGIDILIILGTDE encoded by the coding sequence ATGAACAAAAGAGATATAGAGCGTGATATGCCACATAGAAACAAGAAAGTTAAAAAGAGAAAAAGAAGAAATCAGATAGCGAGATTTTTTAAGATAGTTTTTTCAATGGTTTTGACTTTTGTTGTTATTGCGGGGGCCGGGGTTTTTGCATATTCTAAATTTGTTGGTTTTGAGCAGGAAGAGCCTTTGCAGGGAAGCGAAATGAATTTTATGGACGCTTTTGTCGGCAAAGACATAACGCTTAACGTTGCGGTTTTTGGCGTAGACGGCGACGGCACAAGGACGGACGTAATATTTATTGTGCATTTCGACAGCAAGTCGGGCAAGATAGGGCTTATGTCTGTTCCGAGGGATACGCGCGTTGAGATAAACGACGCTATGTATACTTATCTTGTTGAAAACGGAAAATATATTCCAAGCGGCGCCGTATGTAAAATTAATGAAGTGCATGCATATGCCGGCAAGGAAAAGGCAAATGAATTTTCTATTATACAGCTTGAAGAACTTCTGGGAATAGAAATAGATCATTTTGTGAAAGTTAATTTTGAAAGTTTCAGGGCTCTTGTAGATCTCGTAGGGGGAATTGATTTTTATGTTCCGCAGGATATGTATTGGGACATGAGAGATACGGGAGATCCGCTTATAAATTTAAAAGAGGGCATGCAGCACCTTGACGGCGAAAAGGCCGAGCAGCTTGTAAGATTTAGGCGTTATCCTCTTGGTGATGTGCAGAGGGTCCAGGTTCAGCAGGATTTCCTTATGGCTTTGGCCGAAAAACTTTTAAGCGACAATAATTTAATTAAAAATCTTCCGGGACTTGTTAAGACTGCATATGAATATGTTGAAACGGATATAACTCTCAGTGACGCGTTAAAGTATGTTCAATATGCGGACGACGCCGATTTGTCAAAAATACAAATGGAAACTATACCCGGCGAAGGACAGATGGTCGGCGGGGTTTCATATTATCTTGTTGATGAGGTTGAAGCAAAGGCAGCTGTGAACAGGATATTCTTCAGCGACGATGTCGAGGCTGTTGAGGAAGGAACAACAGAGGAAATTTCAAGCGTTGGGAAAAATATAGAAGTTGCGAACGGCGGCTATAAAAGCGGATTTGCAGCGGAAAATCAGCAAATGCTTGAAAACGAAGGGTTTACGATATCCGGAATTTCAACTTATAACGGTGAAAAAACGGCCAATACGAGAATATTTGTTTCAGAGGAAGGCATGGGAAAGGATATTCAAGGATATTATCCGAACAGTGAAATAATAGTAGAACCGTCCATGCTTGGAGAAGGAATCGACATACTTATAATTCTCGGTACAGACGAATAA
- a CDS encoding LCP family protein has product MEKKRSSKALAEKKKSKLRLIRRFLLIVVTMVMTFMLVAAVGIFVYGITRDDTKVTEKDKKSSPADRGEHENSPEITEEKEQIKEITNVAVFGVDDEELHTDVVFVVSFNSETKDINILSVPRDTKVTMCDDVVNGLVSRNREDFIPTRNGYGVCKFTEVHAYAGSGYRNDYSVLQLEDLLGIDIDYYVKFTTDGFISAVDAIGGVDFYVPMDMYWDMRDNGGPLINLKEGMQHLDGEQSEQLVRFRKGYGSQDLKRIEVQQDFMRTLAKKLMNMDNIKENIIPLTKTFFNCVETNATIMDALKYVKYIDDINVDNIRMETIPGEGGPVFFEHDSEGTQKLVLEMVYGETQETEENENGSLQDNYSDDIGETENL; this is encoded by the coding sequence ATGGAAAAAAAACGCTCCTCTAAGGCGTTGGCAGAAAAAAAGAAAAGTAAGTTACGGCTCATACGCAGGTTTTTATTAATTGTTGTTACGATGGTTATGACGTTTATGCTTGTGGCAGCTGTAGGGATTTTTGTATACGGTATTACAAGGGATGACACGAAAGTTACGGAAAAAGATAAAAAATCAAGTCCGGCCGATAGAGGAGAACATGAAAATTCTCCGGAAATAACAGAAGAAAAGGAGCAGATTAAGGAAATTACAAATGTTGCCGTTTTCGGAGTTGACGATGAAGAACTTCATACAGACGTTGTTTTTGTTGTAAGTTTTAACAGCGAAACAAAAGATATTAATATTTTATCAGTGCCGAGAGATACAAAAGTGACGATGTGCGACGATGTGGTAAACGGCCTTGTTTCGAGGAACCGGGAAGATTTTATCCCTACGCGGAACGGTTACGGGGTGTGTAAATTCACCGAGGTGCATGCATATGCGGGAAGCGGATACAGGAACGATTATTCTGTACTTCAGCTTGAGGATCTGTTGGGAATAGATATTGATTATTATGTTAAGTTTACGACAGATGGCTTTATAAGCGCTGTGGATGCCATAGGCGGAGTTGATTTTTATGTGCCGATGGATATGTATTGGGATATGAGGGACAATGGCGGCCCCCTCATAAATCTGAAAGAAGGCATGCAGCACCTTGATGGCGAGCAGTCTGAACAGCTTGTACGTTTTAGAAAAGGATACGGTTCGCAGGATTTAAAACGTATTGAGGTTCAGCAGGACTTTATGAGAACTTTGGCTAAAAAACTGATGAATATGGATAATATTAAGGAAAATATAATCCCGCTTACGAAAACATTTTTTAATTGTGTTGAAACAAATGCAACTATTATGGACGCTTTGAAATATGTTAAGTACATAGACGACATTAATGTTGATAATATCCGTATGGAAACGATTCCGGGAGAAGGCGGCCCTGTTTTCTTTGAGCATGACAGTGAAGGCACTCAAAAGCTTGTGCTTGAAATGGTATATGGAGAAACCCAGGAAACAGAAGAAAATGAAAACGGATCTTTACAGGACAATTATTCAGATGACATCGGCGAAACAGAAAATTTATAA
- a CDS encoding LTA synthase family protein, producing MIKIKDFLKKRIELKLIPSFIIMIAGSLAIMFAAISINETFAPIIKNYMSETPLLFLLNYIPIILTILLLFFIFNKAVFSTISAGCFFLLLEFVNNEKILLRQDPLFPTDLTLFTELVGIAKNFTPRTLIFYIMLLVFAAFVIMVSFIFFKTKKINPKIRAGGAVLVLAVFMLCNNFLYKSEQIYNSFNVYENPYFEVNQYGSKGFLYSFIHKFNTMQVTPPDGYNQAELIEAENSYDYKTDEYKNSEKPHIIMIMGEAFSDLSENSHLNFENYRDPLENWKKLSQSENALSGHIIVPNYGGGTSNTEFDVLTALPTRYTGNSSTSYSLIRKEMDALPWRLREIGYNTMAIHPGYSWFYNRANVYRYLGFENFIHLESFQGSEKYRGGYIADKYASDSIIENFENHISSSDAPIFEFCVTIQNHGPYDEKYNEVIKTFDTDIELSESEETLLNSYFMGIIDADKEIGRLTDYFSQTDEPVVLVYFGDHLPGFSNGMDFFDILDYNIDANGAPEQILNIYKTPFIIWENNAAKEISDFSLVKDTLELPYNNTISSNYLGTTMLEIMGINGISPLYDFENSLRKSLPVITTSNFMNSSGEYTSYLTAEEQNKIAELKNWVYYKMFDN from the coding sequence ATGATAAAAATTAAAGACTTTTTAAAAAAAAGAATTGAACTGAAACTTATCCCATCTTTTATAATTATGATTGCCGGTTCTTTGGCCATAATGTTTGCCGCAATATCCATCAACGAAACGTTTGCCCCCATAATTAAAAATTATATGTCAGAAACGCCCTTACTATTTTTACTTAACTACATACCGATTATTTTAACAATACTACTGTTGTTTTTTATATTCAATAAAGCTGTTTTTTCTACAATATCGGCAGGATGTTTTTTCCTTCTGCTCGAATTTGTAAACAACGAAAAAATCCTTTTGCGTCAGGATCCTCTGTTTCCAACCGACTTGACCTTATTCACCGAACTTGTCGGAATAGCAAAAAATTTTACGCCTAGGACGCTGATATTTTATATCATGCTTCTCGTTTTTGCCGCTTTTGTTATCATGGTATCATTTATATTTTTTAAAACTAAAAAAATCAATCCAAAGATAAGGGCCGGCGGCGCTGTACTTGTGTTGGCAGTATTTATGCTTTGCAATAATTTCTTATATAAAAGCGAACAGATTTACAATAGTTTCAACGTATATGAAAACCCGTATTTTGAAGTTAATCAATATGGTTCAAAAGGTTTCCTATACAGTTTTATCCACAAATTCAATACAATGCAGGTAACCCCGCCCGACGGGTACAATCAAGCAGAACTCATTGAGGCGGAAAATTCATACGACTATAAAACGGACGAATATAAAAATTCAGAAAAACCGCACATAATTATGATTATGGGCGAAGCGTTTTCAGATCTTTCCGAAAACAGTCATTTAAATTTTGAAAATTACAGAGATCCCCTTGAAAACTGGAAAAAGCTTTCTCAATCCGAAAACGCCCTTAGCGGCCATATAATTGTACCGAATTACGGAGGAGGAACAAGCAACACTGAATTTGACGTGCTTACAGCGCTGCCAACCCGTTATACAGGCAATTCTTCAACATCATATTCTCTGATCCGAAAAGAAATGGACGCCCTGCCATGGCGTTTAAGAGAAATAGGATATAACACAATGGCAATACATCCGGGATATTCATGGTTTTACAACAGGGCTAATGTATACAGGTATCTCGGATTTGAAAACTTTATACATCTCGAAAGTTTTCAGGGAAGCGAAAAATATCGCGGAGGGTATATTGCAGACAAATACGCTTCCGACAGTATAATTGAAAATTTTGAAAATCATATATCTTCATCAGACGCCCCTATTTTTGAATTCTGTGTAACAATACAAAATCATGGGCCTTATGACGAAAAATATAATGAAGTAATAAAAACATTTGACACTGACATAGAATTGTCAGAAAGTGAAGAAACACTATTAAACAGCTATTTTATGGGAATTATTGACGCTGATAAAGAAATAGGCAGACTTACGGACTATTTTTCACAAACCGACGAACCGGTTGTACTCGTGTATTTCGGCGATCATCTTCCCGGATTTTCAAACGGCATGGATTTCTTTGATATACTTGATTACAACATAGATGCAAACGGCGCTCCCGAACAAATACTCAATATATATAAAACGCCTTTCATAATTTGGGAAAATAACGCCGCTAAAGAAATTTCGGATTTCAGCTTAGTTAAAGATACATTGGAACTTCCTTACAACAATACCATAAGTTCCAATTACCTTGGCACCACTATGCTTGAAATTATGGGCATAAACGGTATATCTCCCCTTTATGATTTTGAAAATTCCCTTAGAAAATCTCTTCCTGTTATTACAACAAGCAATTTCATGAATTCATCAGGAGAATACACATCCTATTTAACTGCGGAAGAACAGAATAAAATAGCCGAACTTAAAAATTGGGTATATTACAAAATGTTCGATAATTAA
- the groL gene encoding chaperonin GroEL (60 kDa chaperone family; promotes refolding of misfolded polypeptides especially under stressful conditions; forms two stacked rings of heptamers to form a barrel-shaped 14mer; ends can be capped by GroES; misfolded proteins enter the barrel where they are refolded when GroES binds): protein MAKQIKYGTEARNSMVEGVNKLADTVKVTLGPKGRNVVLDRKFMSPLITNDGVSIARDIEFEDPYENMGAQLVKEVATQTNDVAGDGTTTATVLAQAMVQEGLKNIAAGANAIILRKGMQKATNAAVEEIKAMSTVVSTKNHIARVAAISSGDEEVGTMIADAMEKVTNNGVITVEESKTMNTELELVEGMQFDKGYLSSYMATDMEKMVAVLDDPYILITDKKISNIQEILPVLEQIVQMGAKLLIIAEDIEGEALATLVLNKLRGAFTCVAVKAPGYGERRKAQLQDLAALTGAQVISDEFGIDLKDVKVEMLGRARTVRVEKENTIITDGAGSKEDIEARVRQIKVALEETTSDFEKEKLQERLAKLAGGVAVIKVGAATETEMKEKKLRMEDALAATRAAVEEGIVPGGGTAYIHAVAKVAEVVKDLTGDEKTGGEIVLKALESPMRQIAANAGLEGSIIVNKVKELAAGMGFNALTEEYVDMVEAGIVDPAKVTRSALQNATSVASTFLTTEAVVADFPAKNGAADYAQQGPSNGMGGFM, encoded by the coding sequence ATGGCAAAACAGATTAAATATGGAACAGAAGCCAGAAATTCTATGGTTGAGGGCGTTAATAAATTAGCCGATACAGTTAAGGTTACACTTGGGCCTAAAGGCAGGAATGTTGTGCTTGATAGGAAATTTATGAGCCCGCTTATTACAAACGACGGCGTATCGATCGCAAGAGACATTGAGTTTGAAGATCCATATGAAAATATGGGCGCACAGCTTGTAAAAGAAGTCGCAACACAGACAAACGACGTTGCGGGCGACGGAACAACTACAGCTACAGTGCTTGCACAGGCAATGGTTCAGGAAGGTCTTAAAAATATTGCTGCCGGAGCCAATGCAATTATATTAAGAAAAGGTATGCAGAAAGCTACTAATGCTGCGGTTGAAGAAATTAAAGCAATGAGCACGGTAGTTTCAACTAAAAACCATATTGCAAGAGTTGCGGCTATATCTTCAGGCGATGAAGAAGTTGGAACAATGATTGCAGATGCTATGGAAAAAGTAACAAACAACGGAGTAATCACAGTTGAAGAATCAAAAACTATGAACACTGAACTTGAACTTGTTGAAGGTATGCAGTTTGACAAAGGATACCTTTCATCATATATGGCAACAGATATGGAAAAGATGGTTGCGGTTCTCGACGATCCGTATATACTCATCACAGATAAGAAAATCTCAAACATTCAGGAAATTCTTCCTGTGCTTGAACAGATTGTTCAGATGGGGGCAAAACTCCTTATTATTGCAGAAGACATTGAAGGCGAGGCTCTTGCAACGCTTGTGCTTAATAAACTGAGGGGAGCGTTCACGTGCGTTGCAGTTAAGGCTCCGGGATATGGTGAAAGAAGAAAGGCTCAGCTTCAGGATCTTGCCGCTCTTACAGGCGCACAGGTGATAAGCGACGAGTTTGGAATCGATCTTAAAGACGTAAAGGTTGAAATGCTTGGCCGTGCAAGGACAGTGCGCGTTGAAAAAGAAAATACAATCATTACAGACGGCGCCGGTTCAAAAGAAGATATTGAAGCAAGAGTTCGTCAGATTAAAGTTGCCCTTGAAGAAACAACAAGCGATTTTGAAAAAGAAAAATTACAGGAAAGGCTTGCTAAACTTGCAGGCGGCGTAGCCGTTATTAAAGTAGGAGCCGCTACAGAAACAGAAATGAAAGAAAAGAAACTTCGTATGGAGGACGCGCTTGCCGCTACAAGGGCCGCTGTTGAAGAAGGCATTGTCCCAGGCGGCGGAACAGCTTATATACATGCGGTTGCAAAGGTTGCGGAAGTTGTTAAGGATCTTACTGGAGATGAAAAAACAGGCGGCGAAATCGTGCTCAAAGCGCTTGAATCTCCAATGCGCCAGATTGCAGCCAACGCTGGACTTGAAGGCTCGATTATCGTAAATAAGGTTAAAGAGCTTGCAGCGGGAATGGGCTTTAACGCTCTCACGGAAGAATATGTTGATATGGTTGAAGCCGGAATTGTAGACCCTGCAAAAGTAACAAGGAGCGCTCTTCAGAACGCAACGTCGGTTGCATCTACATTCCTCACAACAGAGGCTGTCGTTGCGGATTTCCCGGCTAAGAATGGAGCGGCCGACTATGCTCAGCAAGGGCCTTCAAACGGAATGGGCGGTTTTATGTAA
- a CDS encoding co-chaperone GroES has product MKLVPLGDKVVIKQMDAEEKTKSGIVLPTQSKEKPQEAEVIAVGPGGNVYGEEVTMTVKPGDKVIYAKYTGTEIKIDGETYIILRQADILAIVED; this is encoded by the coding sequence ATGAAACTTGTACCACTTGGAGATAAGGTAGTTATTAAACAGATGGATGCAGAGGAAAAAACAAAATCAGGCATAGTTCTTCCTACGCAGAGCAAAGAAAAACCTCAGGAAGCTGAAGTTATTGCAGTTGGACCGGGAGGAAACGTATATGGAGAAGAAGTTACTATGACGGTTAAACCCGGAGACAAAGTTATATATGCAAAATATACGGGAACTGAAATTAAAATTGACGGGGAAACTTATATTATTTTAAGGCAGGCTGACATTTTAGCTATAGTTGAAGACTGA
- a CDS encoding branched-chain amino acid transporter permease → MTIMQQVLTIAAVVAGTVTTRFLPFIIFPADKPTPEYIKFLGKVLPSAALGMLVVYCLKNVDITSGTHAVPEIISIAVVCCLHIWKRAMLLSIAGGTFTYIILVNYVF, encoded by the coding sequence ATGACGATAATGCAGCAGGTGTTAACTATAGCGGCGGTTGTTGCCGGAACTGTGACGACAAGGTTTCTGCCTTTTATAATTTTTCCGGCGGATAAACCGACGCCCGAATATATAAAGTTTTTAGGAAAAGTTCTTCCGTCGGCGGCGTTAGGCATGCTTGTTGTATATTGCCTTAAAAATGTCGATATTACTTCAGGAACGCATGCCGTGCCGGAAATAATATCTATAGCTGTTGTGTGCTGCCTGCATATTTGGAAACGGGCAATGCTTTTGTCCATAGCGGGAGGAACATTTACATATATTATACTTGTTAATTATGTTTTCTGA